One Pseudodesulfovibrio cashew DNA window includes the following coding sequences:
- the queA gene encoding tRNA preQ1(34) S-adenosylmethionine ribosyltransferase-isomerase QueA: MDIPADFHLSSYDYPLPEDRIAQEPADKRDGSKLLVLDRASRTMEPVSFTDLPDYLPENALLVANNSRVIPARLFGHKPTGGQVEFLLLTPLPLLKAEPGPDGWQKTMAEGLLRASKTPKADTVVTFSDDLRLVPKQPGEFGRWQLELQWRGDLKDLFESLGHLPLPPYIKRPDTAEDRERYQTTHSDTNKTGSVAAPTAGLHFTPAMRKKLLERGFQWAEVTLYVGYGTFSPVRCPDIRDHRMHAEYIEVPEATAEAIKRAKAEGRPVIAIGTTSARTLEGMYREAGEIKEFQGETDIFIYPGYRFSVIDGILTNFHLPESSLIIMISALAGRSTILSAYAKALENGFRFFSYGDAMLIK; this comes from the coding sequence ATGGATATACCCGCAGATTTTCATCTCTCCAGCTACGACTACCCGCTGCCCGAGGACCGGATTGCGCAGGAACCCGCCGATAAACGCGACGGGTCCAAGCTGCTTGTTCTCGACAGGGCCAGCCGGACCATGGAGCCGGTCAGCTTCACCGATCTCCCGGATTACCTGCCGGAAAACGCGCTGCTGGTGGCCAACAACTCTCGCGTCATCCCGGCGCGACTCTTCGGACACAAGCCAACGGGCGGACAGGTGGAGTTCCTTCTCTTAACTCCCCTGCCGCTGCTCAAGGCGGAACCGGGACCGGATGGCTGGCAGAAAACCATGGCCGAAGGTCTGCTCAGGGCGTCCAAGACGCCCAAGGCCGACACCGTGGTCACCTTCTCGGATGATCTTCGCCTGGTCCCGAAACAACCCGGCGAGTTCGGCAGGTGGCAATTGGAACTCCAATGGCGCGGCGACCTGAAGGACCTGTTCGAAAGCCTGGGACATCTGCCCCTGCCGCCCTACATCAAACGCCCGGACACCGCCGAAGACAGGGAACGCTACCAGACCACCCACTCGGACACGAACAAGACCGGGTCCGTGGCCGCGCCAACGGCCGGGTTGCACTTCACTCCTGCAATGCGGAAGAAGCTCCTCGAACGCGGCTTCCAATGGGCGGAAGTCACCCTGTATGTAGGCTACGGCACCTTCAGCCCAGTCCGCTGCCCGGACATTCGCGACCACCGGATGCACGCCGAATACATCGAGGTCCCCGAGGCCACTGCAGAAGCGATAAAACGAGCCAAGGCAGAGGGACGGCCGGTCATAGCCATCGGAACCACCAGCGCCCGAACCCTGGAAGGGATGTACCGTGAAGCTGGAGAAATAAAAGAATTTCAAGGAGAAACGGATATTTTTATCTACCCGGGATACCGCTTCTCCGTCATCGACGGCATTTTGACCAACTTCCATTTGCCAGAATCCTCGCTGATCATTATGATCTCTGCTCTAGCCGGCAGGTCCACCATCCTTTCGGCATATGCCAAAGCCCTGGAAAACGGGTTTCGCTTCTTCAGCTACGGAGATGCGATGCTGATAAAATAG